Proteins co-encoded in one Deltaproteobacteria bacterium genomic window:
- a CDS encoding universal stress protein: MYSKILVPLDGSKFGERAIPQAEEIGQATKAEIILFQVVQNPIRSVPIAAGQKEETKALKEAADKAGNYLEKVASPLKAKGIKVRCNTAVGEPKNEILRKAHKEDVDLIVMSTHNDGDLYKLVVGSVAEKVLLGTKRPVLLVKPEKVNIAHHVDEQEVI, encoded by the coding sequence ATGTATTCCAAGATCCTGGTACCGCTCGACGGGAGCAAATTCGGAGAACGTGCCATCCCGCAGGCAGAAGAGATCGGACAAGCCACGAAAGCGGAAATCATCCTGTTCCAGGTGGTTCAAAACCCGATCCGCTCGGTCCCGATCGCGGCGGGGCAGAAGGAAGAAACAAAAGCATTGAAGGAAGCGGCAGACAAGGCCGGCAACTATCTTGAGAAGGTGGCTTCTCCTCTGAAAGCAAAGGGGATCAAGGTCCGTTGCAATACCGCCGTGGGTGAACCAAAGAACGAGATACTAAGGAAAGCCCACAAAGAGGACGTGGATCTCATCGTGATGAGCACTCACAACGATGGCGATCTGTACAAGTTGGTCGTGGGAAGCGTAGCGGAGAAGGTGCTGCTCGGGACGAAGCGCCCCGTGTTGCTGGTCAAGCCGGAAAAGGTCAAC
- a CDS encoding Crp/Fnr family transcriptional regulator yields the protein MPMTFLTAGGLLHDLSETETREFARLCTDRRYPAGETIFSKGDPAGSLCILREGLVRLVSLSERGAETIHHLLKPGTIFGELLLSEELRAFTAVADSDVVISFIPQACFLKFLTSCPALSLNFIRLLSSRLTRAEKTFAEFNHTWSHNRLARTLLRLAEDHGERTPEGTVIGLRLTHEDLANLIGTARETVTTQMIRFRRMGLVTRQGRFLVVDKPRLEEFGRS from the coding sequence ATGCCGATGACGTTCCTGACGGCGGGCGGGCTCCTCCACGATCTCAGCGAGACCGAGACGCGGGAGTTTGCCCGGCTGTGCACGGATCGCAGGTACCCCGCGGGGGAAACCATTTTCTCGAAGGGGGACCCCGCGGGCTCCCTCTGCATTCTCCGGGAAGGGCTTGTCCGCCTCGTTTCCCTCTCCGAACGGGGCGCGGAGACCATTCACCATCTCCTGAAGCCCGGCACGATCTTCGGGGAGCTCTTGCTGTCCGAGGAGTTGCGCGCGTTCACCGCCGTGGCGGACTCGGACGTGGTTATTTCCTTCATTCCCCAAGCGTGCTTTTTAAAGTTCCTGACGTCATGCCCCGCCCTATCGCTGAACTTTATCCGCCTCCTCTCCAGTCGGCTCACGCGGGCCGAAAAAACCTTCGCGGAGTTCAACCACACATGGTCGCACAACCGCCTCGCGCGCACGCTCCTTCGGCTCGCCGAGGATCACGGGGAAAGGACCCCGGAAGGAACGGTGATCGGCCTGCGCCTGACGCACGAAGACCTGGCGAACCTGATCGGGACCGCCCGGGAGACGGTCACGACCCAGATGATCCGATTCCGGCGCATGGGGCTCGTGACGCGCCAAGGCCGCTTCCTCGTCGTCGACAAGCCTCGACTCGAGGAGTTCGGCCGCTCCTAG